One candidate division KSB1 bacterium genomic window carries:
- a CDS encoding SUF system NifU family Fe-S cluster assembly protein, with protein MNIESLYHEIILDHYKHPRNKGRLPDADLHREGFNPLCGDRIELYLRVVGEKILLARFDGAGCSISQASASMLTEAVKGKSLDELRDLIQAVTRMLRGETDGSDSKLGDLEALQGVSQFPVRVKCALLPWKLLEEILQDRKGSVSPSVPAAEG; from the coding sequence ATGAACATCGAGTCCCTGTACCACGAGATTATTCTCGATCACTACAAGCACCCGAGGAATAAAGGCAGACTGCCGGACGCGGATCTGCACCGGGAGGGGTTCAATCCACTTTGCGGTGATCGGATCGAGCTGTATCTGCGAGTGGTTGGGGAGAAGATCCTCTTGGCCCGCTTCGACGGCGCCGGGTGCTCCATTAGCCAGGCCTCTGCGTCCATGCTAACCGAGGCGGTGAAAGGGAAATCGCTGGACGAGCTGAGGGACCTTATTCAGGCGGTTACGCGGATGCTGCGGGGCGAAACAGACGGCTCCGATTCGAAGCTCGGGGACCTGGAGGCCCTCCAGGGCGTGAGCCAGTTTCCGGTCCGGGTCAAATGTGCCTTATTGCCCTGGAAGCTACTGGAGGAAATCTTGCAGGACCGGAAGGGATCGGTCTCCCCCAGCGTACCCGCCGCCGAAGGTTAG